In one Deinococcus sedimenti genomic region, the following are encoded:
- the eno gene encoding phosphopyruvate hydratase — MKIQKVIAREVLDSRGNPTVEAEVHLDSGLQGRAIVPSGASTGTHEALELRDGGSRYLGKGVQQAVKNVNEALGPAVVGLDASEQAAIDAALMATDGTPNKGNLGGNAILAVSLAAARAAAAELNIPLYRYLGGSNAKTLPVPMMNVINGGAHADNSVDFQEFMVMPVGAPSFREALRYGAETFHSLKKVLSKKGYNTNVGDEGGFAPDLKSNEEALDVLLEAIEKAGYEPGKDIAIALDPAVTELFKDGKYHLESEGRVLSTAEMVDFWADWASRYPIVSIEDGLAEDDWDGWAQLTAKIGDRVQLVGDDLFVTNPERLQRGIDTKVGNAILVKVNQIGSLTESMDAIELAKRHHYGTIISHRSGESEDSFIADLAVATNAGQIKTGSASRSDRIAKYNQLLRIEDSLGDRAVFPGRKALR; from the coding sequence ATGAAGATTCAGAAAGTGATTGCCCGTGAAGTGCTGGACTCGCGCGGGAACCCCACCGTGGAAGCCGAAGTTCACCTCGACAGTGGCCTGCAGGGCCGCGCCATCGTGCCCTCGGGCGCCAGCACCGGCACCCACGAGGCCCTGGAACTCCGCGACGGCGGCAGCCGCTACCTCGGCAAGGGCGTGCAGCAGGCCGTGAAGAACGTCAACGAGGCCCTCGGCCCGGCCGTGGTCGGCCTGGACGCCAGTGAGCAGGCCGCCATCGACGCCGCGCTGATGGCGACCGACGGCACCCCCAACAAGGGCAACCTGGGCGGCAACGCCATCCTGGCCGTCAGCCTCGCCGCGGCCCGCGCCGCCGCCGCCGAACTGAACATCCCGCTGTACCGCTACCTGGGCGGGAGCAACGCCAAGACCCTCCCGGTCCCGATGATGAACGTCATCAACGGCGGCGCGCACGCCGACAACAGCGTGGACTTCCAGGAATTCATGGTCATGCCCGTCGGCGCGCCCAGCTTCCGCGAGGCGCTGCGCTACGGCGCCGAGACCTTCCACAGCCTCAAGAAGGTCCTGTCGAAGAAGGGTTACAACACCAACGTCGGCGACGAGGGCGGCTTCGCCCCGGACCTCAAGAGCAACGAGGAAGCGCTGGACGTGCTCCTCGAGGCCATCGAGAAGGCCGGTTACGAGCCCGGCAAGGACATCGCCATCGCGCTGGACCCGGCCGTGACCGAGCTGTTCAAGGACGGGAAGTACCACCTCGAATCCGAGGGCCGCGTCCTCAGCACCGCCGAGATGGTGGACTTCTGGGCCGACTGGGCCAGCCGCTACCCGATCGTGAGCATCGAGGACGGCCTCGCCGAGGACGACTGGGACGGCTGGGCGCAGCTGACCGCCAAGATCGGCGACCGCGTGCAGCTGGTCGGCGACGACCTGTTCGTCACGAACCCCGAGCGTCTGCAGCGCGGCATCGACACGAAGGTCGGCAACGCCATCCTCGTGAAGGTCAACCAGATCGGCAGCCTGACCGAGTCGATGGACGCCATCGAACTGGCCAAGCGGCACCACTACGGCACGATCATCAGCCACCGCAGCGGCGAGTCCGAGGACAGCTTCATCGCGGACCTGGCGGTCGCCACGAACGCCGGGCAGATCAAGACCGGTTCGGCCAGCCGCTCGGACCGCATCGCGAAGTACAACCAACTGCTGCGCATCGAGGACAGCCTAGGTGACCGCGCGGTGTTCCCCGGCCGCAAGGCGCTGCGCTGA
- the pyk gene encoding pyruvate kinase, whose translation MKQIDRSTKIVATVGPASRSPEVLSRMIDAGLNVVRMNFSHGDPEDHRQTVQMVRELAAKKGVTIGILQDLQGPKIRVARFKDGSVTLAPGDKFTITMDDVEGDETRVGTTYKDLVRDVHPGMALLLDDGNMALRVEGVRGNDVLTTVVIGGVLKNNKGINVPEADLSVPALSEKDVQDMEFGAELGVDWVALSFVRSRDDLLLARHYMSRFGSRAKLMAKIEKPQAVDRFEDILKEVDGIMVARGDLGVEMRPEQVPTIQKRIIRMCREAGKPVITATQMLESMISLPRPTRAEASDVANAIYDGTDAVMLSAESAAGQYPVESVAMMARIAREAEGSEHYKMLQRSLVIDTELAQDAIASAACSIGEKLDSPAIVTFTSTGGAAGRIAKNRPPLAILALTPNEQTRNQLALSWGVVPVLSEDPRNTDDMVRIANDELRRSGLADVGDRYVITAGVPFGVRGTTNMLRVERLREDLLQP comes from the coding sequence ATGAAACAGATTGACCGTTCCACCAAGATCGTGGCCACCGTCGGCCCGGCCAGCCGCTCCCCCGAGGTGCTGAGCCGCATGATCGACGCCGGCCTGAACGTCGTGCGCATGAACTTCAGCCACGGCGACCCCGAGGACCACCGCCAGACCGTGCAGATGGTCCGCGAACTCGCCGCCAAGAAGGGCGTCACCATCGGGATCCTGCAGGACCTCCAGGGTCCGAAGATCCGCGTGGCGCGCTTCAAGGACGGCAGCGTGACCCTCGCCCCCGGCGACAAGTTCACGATCACCATGGACGACGTCGAGGGTGACGAGACCCGCGTGGGCACCACCTACAAGGACCTCGTGCGCGACGTGCACCCCGGCATGGCCCTGCTGCTCGACGACGGCAACATGGCCCTGCGCGTCGAGGGCGTGCGTGGCAACGACGTGCTGACCACCGTCGTGATCGGCGGCGTCCTGAAGAACAACAAGGGCATCAACGTGCCCGAGGCGGACCTGAGCGTGCCCGCACTGTCCGAGAAGGACGTGCAGGACATGGAGTTCGGCGCGGAACTGGGCGTGGACTGGGTGGCGCTGAGCTTCGTGCGTTCCCGCGACGACCTGCTGCTGGCCCGCCACTACATGTCCCGCTTCGGCAGCCGCGCCAAGCTGATGGCGAAGATCGAGAAGCCGCAGGCGGTGGACCGGTTCGAGGACATCCTGAAGGAAGTGGACGGCATCATGGTGGCCCGCGGTGACCTGGGCGTCGAGATGCGCCCCGAGCAGGTACCGACCATCCAGAAGCGCATCATCCGCATGTGCCGCGAGGCCGGGAAGCCCGTGATCACCGCCACGCAGATGCTCGAGAGCATGATCAGCCTGCCGCGCCCCACCCGCGCCGAGGCGTCGGACGTGGCGAACGCCATCTACGACGGGACCGACGCCGTGATGCTCTCGGCGGAATCCGCTGCCGGGCAGTACCCGGTCGAGTCGGTCGCCATGATGGCCCGCATCGCCCGCGAGGCCGAGGGCAGCGAGCACTACAAGATGCTGCAGCGCTCGTTGGTGATCGACACGGAACTCGCCCAGGACGCCATCGCGTCGGCGGCGTGCAGCATCGGCGAGAAGCTGGATTCCCCGGCGATCGTGACCTTCACGAGCACCGGCGGCGCGGCGGGCCGCATTGCCAAGAACCGTCCCCCGCTGGCGATCCTGGCACTGACGCCCAACGAGCAGACCCGCAATCAGCTGGCGCTGTCCTGGGGCGTCGTGCCGGTCCTGAGCGAGGACCCGCGCAACACGGACGACATGGTCCGCATCGCGAACGACGAGCTGCGCCGCAGCGGCCTGGCGGATGTCGGGGACCGGTACGTGATCACGGCCGGCGTGCCGTTCGGCGTGCGTGGCACCACGAACATGCTGCGCGTCGAGCGCCTGCGTGAAGACCTGCTGCAGCCCTGA
- the fumC gene encoding class II fumarate hydratase: MTTYRRESDTMGTLDVDASRYWGAQTERSIHNFPIGRDTFVWGRPVIRALGILKKGAAQANADLGELPRDVADLIVQAADEVIAGTLDEHFPLVVFQTGSGTQSNMNANEVISNRAIEIAGGELGSKKPVHPNDHVNRGQSSNDTFPTAMHIAVVLELNERLYGSVGKLRDTLDAKAQEHAGLVKVGRTHLQDATPITLGQEIGGWVAQLDYALAEVRHAGEGLLELAIGGTAVGTGLNAHPQFGDLAAKKYAEETGFAFRSAENKFAALSAHDALVQTSAALRTLAGALMKMANDVRWLASGPRNGIGEIVIPENEPGSSIMPGKVNPTQSEAMTMVATRVFGNDATVAFAGSQGNFQLNVFKPVMVHAVLESIRLISDACLAFNDNCAVGIEPAYEKIEHNLSINLMQVTALNKHIGYDKAAAIAKKAHKEGSSLKEAALSLGYVTEDEFAQWVVPLDMTHS, from the coding sequence ATGACGACCTACCGCAGAGAGTCGGACACGATGGGCACCCTTGACGTGGATGCCAGCCGTTACTGGGGCGCGCAGACGGAGCGCAGCATTCATAACTTCCCGATCGGGCGGGACACGTTCGTGTGGGGTCGGCCCGTGATCCGCGCGCTGGGCATCCTGAAGAAGGGCGCGGCGCAGGCGAACGCGGACCTGGGTGAGCTGCCGCGTGACGTGGCGGACCTGATCGTGCAGGCGGCGGACGAGGTGATCGCCGGGACGCTGGATGAGCACTTCCCGCTGGTGGTGTTTCAAACGGGGTCGGGCACGCAGAGCAACATGAACGCGAACGAGGTGATCAGCAACCGCGCGATCGAGATCGCGGGCGGCGAGCTGGGCAGCAAGAAGCCGGTGCATCCGAACGATCACGTGAACCGGGGTCAGAGCAGCAACGACACCTTCCCGACGGCGATGCATATCGCGGTGGTGCTGGAACTGAACGAGCGGCTGTACGGCAGTGTCGGGAAGCTGCGCGACACCCTGGACGCGAAGGCGCAGGAGCATGCAGGGCTGGTGAAGGTGGGGCGCACGCACCTGCAGGACGCCACGCCGATCACGCTGGGTCAGGAGATCGGCGGCTGGGTCGCGCAGCTGGATTACGCGCTGGCCGAGGTGCGGCACGCCGGCGAGGGGCTGCTGGAACTAGCAATCGGCGGCACGGCGGTCGGGACGGGCCTGAACGCGCACCCGCAGTTCGGTGATCTGGCCGCGAAGAAGTACGCCGAGGAGACGGGCTTCGCGTTCCGCAGTGCGGAGAACAAGTTCGCGGCCCTGAGTGCGCACGACGCCCTGGTGCAGACCAGCGCGGCGCTGCGGACCCTGGCGGGCGCACTGATGAAGATGGCGAACGACGTGCGCTGGCTGGCGTCCGGGCCCCGCAACGGCATCGGGGAGATCGTCATTCCAGAGAACGAGCCCGGCAGCAGCATCATGCCGGGCAAGGTGAACCCCACGCAGTCCGAGGCGATGACGATGGTCGCCACGCGCGTGTTCGGGAACGACGCCACGGTGGCGTTTGCGGGCTCGCAGGGGAACTTCCAGCTGAACGTGTTCAAGCCGGTCATGGTGCACGCCGTGCTGGAGAGCATCCGTCTGATCAGTGACGCCTGCCTCGCGTTCAACGACAACTGCGCCGTCGGCATCGAGCCCGCCTACGAGAAGATCGAGCACAACCTCAGCATCAACCTGATGCAGGTCACCGCCCTGAACAAGCACATCGGGTACGACAAGGCCGCCGCGATCGCCAAGAAGGCCCACAAGGAGGGCAGCAGCCTGAAGGAGGCCGCCCTGAGCCTGGGCTACGTCACCGAGGACGAGTTCGCGCAGTGGGTCGTGCCGCTCGACATGACGCACAGCTGA
- the dnaN gene encoding DNA polymerase III subunit beta: MNVHVTKKILSEGLGLLERVIPSRSSNPLLTALKVEASEAGLTLSGTNLEIDLSCFVPAEVKDPRNFVVPAHLFAQIVRNLGGELVELELSGSELSVRAGGSDFKLQTGDIDAYPPLSFPAQADVSLDATELARALSSVRYAASNEAFQAVFRGIKLEHRPEGARVVASDGYRVAIRDFPASGDGRNLIIPARSVDELIRVLKDGEARFTYGDGQLSVTTDRVHMNLKLLDGDFPDYERVIPKEIRLQVTLPATALKEAVNRVAVLADKNANNRVEFLVSEGKLRLAAEGDYGRAQDTLDVVQGGSEPAMSLAFNARHVLDALGPIDGDAELLFSGSTSPAIFRAAGGGGYMAVMVTLRV, from the coding sequence ATGAACGTACACGTCACCAAGAAAATCCTCAGCGAAGGCCTGGGCCTTCTGGAACGCGTCATCCCCAGCCGCAGCAGCAACCCCCTGCTGACCGCCCTGAAGGTCGAGGCCAGCGAAGCAGGCCTGACCTTGTCCGGCACCAACCTCGAAATCGACCTGTCGTGCTTCGTCCCGGCCGAGGTCAAGGACCCCCGCAACTTCGTGGTGCCTGCCCACCTGTTCGCGCAGATCGTGCGCAACCTGGGCGGCGAACTGGTCGAACTGGAGCTCAGCGGTTCGGAACTGTCGGTGCGGGCCGGTGGCTCGGACTTCAAACTCCAGACCGGCGACATCGACGCGTATCCCCCGCTGAGCTTCCCCGCGCAGGCCGACGTGAGCCTCGACGCGACCGAACTGGCCCGCGCGCTGTCCAGCGTCCGCTACGCCGCCAGCAACGAGGCCTTCCAGGCGGTGTTCCGCGGCATCAAGCTCGAGCACCGGCCCGAGGGCGCGCGCGTGGTCGCCTCCGACGGATACCGCGTGGCGATCCGGGACTTCCCGGCCAGCGGGGACGGCCGCAACCTGATCATCCCGGCACGCAGCGTGGACGAACTGATCCGCGTGCTCAAGGACGGCGAGGCCCGCTTCACGTACGGCGACGGGCAGCTGAGCGTCACGACCGACCGCGTGCACATGAACCTCAAGCTGCTGGATGGGGACTTCCCGGACTACGAGCGCGTGATCCCGAAGGAGATCCGCCTGCAGGTCACGCTGCCCGCGACGGCCCTGAAGGAAGCTGTAAACCGCGTGGCAGTGCTGGCCGACAAGAACGCGAACAACCGCGTGGAGTTCCTCGTGTCCGAGGGCAAGCTGCGGCTGGCGGCCGAGGGTGACTACGGCCGCGCGCAGGACACGCTGGACGTGGTGCAGGGGGGCAGCGAGCCCGCCATGAGCCTCGCCTTCAACGCCCGGCACGTCCTGGACGCCCTGGGGCCGATCGACGGGGACGCGGAACTGCTGTTCTCGGGCTCGACCAGTCCGGCGATCTTTCGCGCGGCGGGCGGCGGCGGGTACATGGCCGTGATGGTGACCCTGCGCGTGTGA
- a CDS encoding sensor histidine kinase, which yields MTPEARPVTTPAGARRAALLTPGAGLYSARVAWRHSLRFRLALTYSALSAVLLMLITLGVVSLLLSRMDQQFVDRLNDRADTLAEAFTRNSGGLGRTAGGAGAYTLLIDPDGQVIAASPALRDYIDAGYPFGSLTRVPIQNTTVRAVKRQAGNFGTLWVGLPEDDLIAARQSALSALLLALVTAPLILLLTGWWVGRRALAGLEQAANLADRLDPAHSLEPLPLPAREDEVQRLLGAINSLLGRIEAQQAREKQLLGQIVHELGAPLTVLKASLQRAEARLGDPEVARAALVADELTFTTQDLMQLARGQLELKLAWHYIPAQTLRDRLDRLVPGTTFTGHWGSGILCDPDRLTQALRNLLANGRRHAGAEGTVTLDLHETPEQLCFRVRDSGPGLPPELGDQIFEPFVSGAGSSGLGLSVARQIARMHGGDLTGSTHPEGGALFTLTLPGVALSDDEGEDLADSDLLDEPPLTPAGGPGS from the coding sequence ATGACGCCTGAGGCGCGGCCCGTCACGACCCCGGCCGGGGCGCGGCGGGCCGCGCTGCTCACGCCCGGCGCGGGCCTGTACTCGGCGCGGGTGGCGTGGCGACACAGCCTGCGCTTCCGGCTGGCCCTGACCTACAGCGCCCTGAGTGCGGTGCTGCTGATGCTGATCACGCTGGGCGTCGTGTCGCTGCTGCTGTCCCGCATGGACCAGCAGTTCGTGGACCGACTGAACGACCGCGCCGACACGCTGGCCGAGGCCTTTACCCGCAACTCTGGCGGGCTGGGCCGTACGGCAGGGGGCGCGGGCGCGTACACCCTGCTGATCGACCCGGACGGACAGGTGATCGCCGCCAGCCCGGCGCTGCGCGACTACATCGACGCCGGGTACCCGTTCGGGTCGCTGACGCGCGTGCCGATCCAGAATACGACCGTGCGGGCCGTGAAACGCCAGGCGGGGAACTTCGGCACGCTGTGGGTCGGCCTGCCGGAGGACGACCTGATCGCCGCGCGGCAGAGTGCGCTGAGCGCGTTGCTGCTGGCGCTGGTCACCGCCCCGCTGATTCTGCTGCTGACCGGCTGGTGGGTGGGACGGCGCGCGCTAGCTGGCCTGGAGCAGGCGGCGAATCTGGCGGACCGGCTGGACCCGGCGCACAGCCTCGAACCGCTGCCCCTCCCGGCGCGTGAGGACGAGGTGCAGCGCCTGCTGGGCGCCATCAACAGCCTGCTGGGCCGCATCGAGGCGCAGCAGGCGCGCGAGAAGCAGCTGCTGGGCCAGATCGTGCATGAACTGGGCGCCCCGCTGACTGTGCTGAAGGCCAGCCTCCAGCGGGCCGAGGCGCGGCTGGGTGATCCGGAGGTCGCGCGGGCCGCGCTGGTCGCGGACGAACTGACGTTCACCACGCAGGACCTGATGCAGCTGGCCCGCGGGCAGCTGGAACTGAAACTCGCGTGGCATTACATCCCGGCGCAGACGCTGCGCGACCGGCTCGACCGGCTGGTGCCGGGCACCACCTTCACCGGACACTGGGGCAGCGGCATCCTGTGCGACCCGGACCGGCTGACGCAGGCGCTGCGCAACCTCCTGGCGAACGGGCGCCGCCACGCGGGTGCCGAGGGCACCGTCACGCTGGACCTGCACGAGACGCCCGAGCAGCTGTGCTTCCGCGTGCGGGACTCCGGGCCGGGCCTGCCGCCCGAGCTGGGAGACCAGATCTTCGAACCGTTCGTGAGCGGGGCAGGCAGCAGCGGCCTGGGCCTGAGCGTCGCGCGGCAGATCGCGCGGATGCACGGCGGGGACCTGACCGGCTCGACGCACCCGGAGGGCGGCGCCCTGTTCACGCTGACGCTGCCGGGCGTGGCCCTCAGCGACGACGAGGGCGAGGACCTGGCCGACAGTGACCTGCTGGACGAACCGCCCCTCACCCCGGCCGGGGGGCCGGGCAGCTGA
- a CDS encoding response regulator transcription factor produces MLAQILVVEDDPHLGPLLKEYLSGDYQVHHAATLKDAQGWLGTHTAQLILLDLNLPDGDGLDLVQALRQYSSTPVLVLSARSGVQERVAGLNAGADDYLTKPFAMPELDARISALLRRTAAGTGVNLGNTSLSTSSLLLSVNDKNINLTEHEARILELMMRTPERVFSRADIESHLYGWETPNSNSVEVRISQLRKKLEQAGSDLRIRTIRNVGYVLQA; encoded by the coding sequence ATGCTGGCTCAGATCCTCGTTGTTGAAGACGATCCACACCTCGGCCCCCTGCTCAAGGAATACCTGTCCGGGGATTATCAGGTGCATCACGCCGCCACGCTGAAAGACGCGCAGGGCTGGCTGGGCACCCACACCGCCCAGCTGATCCTGCTCGACCTGAACCTTCCCGACGGAGACGGTCTGGATCTGGTGCAGGCGCTGCGACAGTACTCGTCCACTCCGGTGCTGGTCCTCTCGGCCCGCAGTGGCGTGCAGGAGCGCGTGGCGGGCCTGAACGCCGGAGCGGACGACTACCTGACCAAACCGTTCGCGATGCCGGAACTCGACGCGCGCATCTCGGCCCTGCTGCGCCGTACGGCCGCCGGAACCGGCGTGAATCTGGGCAACACCAGCCTGTCCACCAGCAGCCTGCTGCTGAGCGTGAACGACAAGAACATCAACCTCACCGAGCATGAGGCCCGCATCCTGGAACTGATGATGCGCACGCCCGAGCGGGTGTTCTCTCGCGCCGACATCGAGTCTCACCTGTACGGCTGGGAGACCCCGAACAGCAACAGTGTCGAGGTGCGGATCTCGCAGCTGCGCAAGAAGCTGGAGCAGGCGGGCAGTGACCTGCGCATCCGCACGATCCGCAACGTCGGGTACGTGCTGCAGGCCTGA
- the dnaA gene encoding chromosomal replication initiator protein DnaA → MSQEIWSDVLGYVRKNITEVEYHTWFAPVKNLGVQDGSLVLGVRNSFAQEWFRKNYLKLLEDALRSLGAQNPQVSFQVLPAAQDALLLPSDPPPPPSLPAPRAAPTFTENRKVLNPKYTFENFVVGPNNNLAHAAALAVAESPGKAYNPLFIYGDVGLGKTHLMHAVGHYMLERFPGKRVEYVSTESFTNDLINAIRDDKMTQFRNRYRSVDLLLVDDIQFLAGKERTQEEFFHTFNALYESHKQIILSSDRPPKDIQTLEGRLRSRFEWGLITDIQSPEYETRVAILKMNAEHNRIDIPQEVLELIARQVTSNIRELEGALMRVVAFSSLNNVPFSRAVAAKALSNVFAPQEVKVEMMDVLRQVAAQFNMPPDVIRGSGRVREVVQARQVAQYLIRELTDHSLPEIGQFFGRDHSTVMHAISKVSEQMGKDSELTAAVELLRRRMKGQEDEDSDA, encoded by the coding sequence ATCTCGCAGGAAATCTGGTCGGACGTGCTGGGGTACGTCCGCAAGAACATTACAGAGGTCGAGTACCACACCTGGTTCGCGCCCGTGAAGAACCTGGGCGTGCAGGACGGCTCGCTGGTGCTGGGGGTGCGCAATTCCTTCGCGCAGGAGTGGTTCCGTAAGAACTACCTGAAGCTCCTCGAGGACGCGCTGCGCAGCCTGGGCGCGCAGAATCCGCAGGTGAGTTTCCAGGTGCTGCCCGCCGCGCAGGACGCGCTGCTGCTGCCCAGTGACCCGCCCCCGCCGCCCAGCCTGCCCGCGCCGCGCGCCGCGCCGACGTTCACCGAGAACCGCAAGGTGCTGAACCCGAAGTACACCTTCGAGAACTTCGTAGTGGGTCCGAACAACAACCTCGCGCACGCGGCGGCTCTGGCCGTCGCGGAGTCCCCCGGCAAGGCGTACAACCCGCTGTTCATCTACGGGGACGTGGGCCTGGGGAAAACCCACCTGATGCACGCGGTCGGGCACTACATGCTCGAGCGCTTCCCCGGGAAGCGGGTGGAGTACGTGTCCACCGAGTCGTTCACGAACGACCTGATCAACGCGATCCGCGACGACAAGATGACGCAGTTCCGGAACCGGTACCGTTCGGTGGACCTGCTGCTGGTGGACGACATCCAGTTCCTGGCGGGTAAGGAGCGCACGCAGGAGGAGTTCTTCCACACTTTCAACGCGCTGTACGAGAGCCACAAGCAGATCATCCTGAGTTCCGACCGGCCGCCGAAGGACATCCAGACGCTGGAAGGTCGCCTGCGCAGCCGCTTCGAGTGGGGTCTGATCACGGACATCCAGTCGCCGGAGTACGAGACGCGCGTGGCGATCCTGAAGATGAACGCGGAGCACAACCGCATCGACATCCCGCAGGAGGTGCTGGAACTCATCGCGCGGCAGGTGACGAGCAACATTCGCGAGCTGGAGGGCGCGCTGATGCGGGTGGTGGCGTTCTCCAGCCTGAACAACGTGCCCTTTAGCCGGGCTGTGGCGGCCAAGGCGCTGAGCAACGTGTTCGCGCCGCAGGAAGTGAAGGTGGAGATGATGGACGTGCTGCGGCAGGTGGCCGCGCAGTTCAACATGCCGCCCGACGTGATCCGCGGTTCCGGGCGGGTGCGTGAGGTGGTGCAGGCGCGGCAGGTGGCGCAGTATCTGATCCGCGAGTTGACGGATCATTCCCTGCCGGAGATCGGGCAGTTCTTCGGGCGGGATCACTCGACGGTCATGCACGCGATCAGCAAGGTGTCGGAGCAGATGGGGAAGGACAGTGAACTGACGGCGGCGGTGGAGCTGCTGCGCCGCCGGATGAAGGGTCAGGAAGACGAGGATTCGGATGCGTAA
- the dprA gene encoding DNA-processing protein DprA — MTRPLFEPAVPVPPDERRALLALRFSPGLGPRRIEALRAHFGSASAAWQAPLRQVREVPGLDARAAQAVGDPAMLTRADQELAKVAQEDVTLLLRGLPGYPAALDALGDPPPALWVRGPLPDLPTVPRAIGIVGTRAASPHAQAFTRMLAADLARAGVIVVSGLARGIDTAAHGAAVEAGGVSLGVLGSAVNRIYPRENTRLAAQLTLVSEYPLDTGPAQHHFPTRNRLIAALSAGTVVVEGERKSGSLITATHALECGRTVFAVPGRAGDPRAAGPHALIRDGAVLTESAADVLTELGWGSVPDAPLPDIPPEQARVLAALTGPVTLDDLVTATGLPLPDVQTALVMLNLLGLAEEVGGRWMRR; from the coding sequence GTGACCCGTCCCCTGTTCGAACCCGCTGTTCCCGTTCCACCGGACGAGCGCCGGGCCCTCCTGGCCCTGCGGTTCTCGCCGGGTCTGGGCCCCCGCCGGATCGAGGCCCTCCGCGCCCACTTCGGGTCCGCGAGCGCCGCCTGGCAGGCCCCCCTGCGGCAGGTGCGGGAGGTGCCGGGCCTGGACGCCCGCGCCGCGCAGGCGGTCGGTGATCCGGCCATGTTGACCCGCGCCGATCAGGAACTGGCGAAGGTGGCGCAGGAGGACGTGACGCTGCTACTGCGCGGCCTGCCCGGGTACCCGGCGGCGCTGGACGCGCTGGGCGACCCGCCGCCCGCCCTGTGGGTGCGCGGCCCGCTCCCGGACCTGCCGACCGTGCCGCGCGCCATCGGCATTGTGGGGACGCGCGCGGCCAGTCCGCACGCGCAGGCGTTCACGCGGATGCTCGCGGCGGACCTCGCCCGGGCCGGGGTGATCGTCGTGAGTGGCCTGGCGCGCGGCATCGACACCGCTGCGCACGGCGCGGCCGTCGAGGCGGGCGGGGTCAGTCTCGGCGTGCTGGGCAGCGCCGTGAACCGCATCTACCCGCGGGAGAACACCCGGCTGGCCGCGCAGCTGACCCTGGTCAGCGAGTACCCGCTGGACACCGGGCCCGCGCAGCATCACTTCCCGACCCGCAACCGCCTGATCGCCGCGCTGAGCGCCGGGACGGTCGTCGTGGAGGGGGAACGCAAGTCCGGGTCGCTGATCACCGCCACGCACGCCCTGGAGTGCGGGCGGACGGTGTTCGCCGTGCCGGGCCGCGCCGGGGATCCACGTGCCGCCGGGCCGCACGCCCTGATCCGCGACGGGGCCGTCCTGACCGAGAGTGCGGCGGATGTCCTGACCGAGCTGGGCTGGGGCAGCGTCCCGGACGCCCCACTGCCGGACATCCCGCCCGAGCAGGCGCGGGTGCTGGCGGCCCTGACGGGACCAGTCACGCTGGACGACCTCGTGACCGCCACTGGCCTCCCGCTGCCGGACGTGCAGACGGCGCTGGTCATGCTGAACCTGCTGGGCCTCGCCGAGGAGGTCGGGGGCCGCTGGATGCGCCGCTGA
- a CDS encoding NAD-dependent epimerase/dehydratase family protein — MDILILGGTQFVGRHIVMAFLASGHRVSILTRGRTADELPANVERLRGDRGEAGGLDALAGRSWDACVDVSGYLPSAVRASAEALRGRVGRYVFISTASVYAEPDRHPVREDDPLLPPAPEDTTEVTGPLYGPLKVSCEQIVQGTFGEAATILRPQIVAGPFDHTARYPYWPDRASRGGETLLPGDGSDHVQVIDGRDLARFTVQVVEQGIGGVFNLAGPRLSWAQFAQVLGIQEPVWVDAAQLEALELGFRELPLFIPDAAPQGGLMDISAERALAAGLTLTAPEVTARDTRAWSERADLSYALSAEREAEVLASIRAQP; from the coding sequence ATGGACATCCTGATTCTGGGCGGCACGCAGTTCGTGGGTCGGCACATCGTGATGGCGTTCCTGGCCTCGGGGCACCGCGTGAGCATCCTGACGCGCGGCCGCACGGCCGACGAGCTGCCCGCAAACGTCGAGCGGCTGCGCGGCGACCGGGGCGAGGCGGGGGGGCTGGACGCCCTGGCGGGCCGCTCCTGGGACGCTTGCGTGGATGTCAGCGGGTACCTGCCGTCCGCGGTGCGGGCGAGCGCGGAGGCGCTGCGCGGCCGGGTGGGCCGCTACGTGTTCATCAGTACCGCCAGCGTGTACGCCGAGCCGGACCGGCACCCGGTGCGCGAGGATGATCCGCTGCTGCCGCCCGCGCCGGAGGACACGACCGAGGTGACGGGGCCGCTGTACGGGCCGCTGAAGGTCAGCTGCGAGCAGATCGTGCAGGGCACGTTCGGAGAGGCGGCGACGATCCTGCGGCCGCAGATCGTGGCGGGGCCGTTCGATCACACCGCCCGCTACCCCTACTGGCCCGACCGGGCGAGCAGAGGAGGGGAGACCCTGCTGCCGGGGGACGGGTCGGATCACGTGCAGGTGATCGACGGGCGGGACCTGGCGCGCTTCACGGTGCAGGTCGTGGAGCAGGGGATCGGGGGCGTGTTCAACCTGGCCGGGCCGCGCCTCAGCTGGGCGCAGTTCGCGCAGGTGCTGGGCATCCAGGAGCCGGTGTGGGTGGACGCGGCGCAGCTGGAGGCACTGGAGCTGGGCTTCCGGGAGCTGCCGCTGTTCATCCCGGACGCCGCGCCGCAGGGGGGCCTGATGGACATCAGTGCCGAGCGAGCCCTGGCGGCCGGACTGACCCTGACCGCGCCGGAGGTCACGGCGCGGGACACCCGGGCCTGGAGTGAGCGGGCGGACCTGAGCTACGCGTTGAGTGCCGAGCGGGAGGCCGAGGTGCTGGCTTCTATCCGCGCTCAGCCCTGA